Below is a genomic region from Streptomyces roseoviridis.
ACGGGTCTGGCTCGGGCTGCGCGTCCCGCTGGTCGCGCTCGGGCTGCGCTGCTCGCTGCGCCGGGTCTCCCGCGCGGACTCCTTCGGCGTGCTCTCCTCGTCCTTCTCGCGCTCGCCGCTCGCCCCGGTCGTCGCCGACGGCTTCGGGGTCTTCGGGGCCTTGCGGGACGGGCCGGTCGCCCCCGGCTCCTTCGGCAGCGGCTGCCCCGGCAGGTGGTTGACCGGGTCGTCGTTCGGTCCCGGCACCGTGACCATCTCGGTGGACCGCACCGCGCCGCCGAGCATCGAGCCGATCAGCAGCGTGAGGCCGACGACCACGGCCGCGACGACCGTGCCGCGCCGCAGCACGCGGCGGCGCAGGTCCCACAGCTCGGCGCGCGGTCCGAGGCGCCGCCACGCCTCGCCGGCGAGCCGGCCGTCGATGGAGTACACCGGGGCGCCCGCGATGATCAGCGGCGACCAGGCGGCCAGGAAGATGATGTCCGGCGCGTCGTAGACCGGCACGGTCTTCCAGCTCACGGTGAGGATCAGCGCGGCCGACAGCAGGGCGCCGACCACGGCCGCCACCCGCTGCCACAGGCCGAGGACCGTGAGGACGCCGACGACGACCTGGAGGAAGGCGACGGTGAGTCCGGCGCCCACCGGGTGCTGGAGGGCGAAGTCGCGCAGCGGCTCGGCGAGCGCCCAGGGGTGCAGCGAGTTGAGCCACTTGACCATGGAGCCGCGCTCGCCGCCGTCGAAGTAGACGGGGTCGCAGAGCTTGCCCATGCCCGCATAGATGGAGATGAAGCCGAGGAAGACGCGCAGCGGCAGCAGCACCACCCCGAGGTTCATGCGGCGGCCCGGGTAGTAGGCGTGCCGGACGCTCGCCGAGGCGGCGGCCGAGGTCCAGGGGCCGCCGGGCCGCTGCGGGGAGCGGTCGTCCGGGTCGGCCCCCTGGTCGTAGGGCTCGCGCTCGATCTCGTAGAGGTCGTCGTACGCCCCCTCCGCGCGCCGCATCGGCGGCAGCAGGGGGGCGGTCGGCGCGGCCGGCACCACCGGGGTCGGCATGGTGTCGTCGATGCGCGGGATGGTCTGGGTGGTCGGCTCCAGGGTGGCGACGCCCGGGGCGGACGACTCGCGGACGGCCTGGAGGAGGCCGGTGGCGCCGGGAGAGGACTTCCCGGTCCACACGACGGGCCTGCGGCGGGCCGCTCCGCTCCGGGCCGCACCGGCGGCGGCACCGACACCTGCGGCGCCCGCGAGGGCGGCGATCCGGGGGTTCGCGGCGAACTTCGGCTGTTGGGCCGGCGCGAGCCGCACACGGAAGCTGGCGTGGTTCACGATCACCTGGGCGGGATCGGAATCCACCTTGACCATGCTCAGCGCGGGCTGATCGTCGAACCCCGGCCGGGGCGTTCTGGTGTCCACACTCATCTAACCGAGTGACGCGCGGTTAGGACACTGCCTTGACGGGCCCCAAATGTCGGAGGCCCGTCAAGATCACCGCCGGGGTGCCTCCCCCGTCCGGGTCAGCCCGTACGGGGAGAGCGGGTCAGCCCATGCGGCTGACCCGGGAGAACCGACCCGGGGGAACCGGGTCAGGCCGTGCGGCCGCCCCGGGGACGGGACGGGGCCGGCCCACGCGGCCGACCCACCGGACGGGACCGGGTCAGGCCCTACGGCCGCCCCGGGGACGGGACGGGGCCGGCCCACGCGGCCGACCCACCGGACGGGACCGGGTCAGGCCATGCGGCGGCGGGCCGCCTCGTAGAGCACGACACCGGCGGCGACACCGGCGTTCAGCGACTCGGCGCCGCCCGGCATCGGGATGCGGACCAGGAAGTCGCAGGTCTCGCCGACCAGGCGGGACAGGCCCTTGCCCTCGGAGCCGACCACGATGACGACCGGACCGGCCAGCGCCTCCAGCTCGTGGACCTCGGTGTCGCCGTCGGCGGAGAGGCCGACGACGGTCAGGCCCGCCTTCTGGTACTGCTCAAGGCACCGGGTCAGGTTGGTGGCCCGGGCCACCGGCGTACGGGCGGCGGTGCCGGCCGAGGTCTTCCAGGCACCGGCGGTCATGCCGGCGGCGCGCCGCTCGGGCACGACCACGCCGTGGCCGCCGAAGGCCGAGACG
It encodes:
- a CDS encoding DoxX family membrane protein, translated to MSVDTRTPRPGFDDQPALSMVKVDSDPAQVIVNHASFRVRLAPAQQPKFAANPRIAALAGAAGVGAAAGAARSGAARRRPVVWTGKSSPGATGLLQAVRESSAPGVATLEPTTQTIPRIDDTMPTPVVPAAPTAPLLPPMRRAEGAYDDLYEIEREPYDQGADPDDRSPQRPGGPWTSAAASASVRHAYYPGRRMNLGVVLLPLRVFLGFISIYAGMGKLCDPVYFDGGERGSMVKWLNSLHPWALAEPLRDFALQHPVGAGLTVAFLQVVVGVLTVLGLWQRVAAVVGALLSAALILTVSWKTVPVYDAPDIIFLAAWSPLIIAGAPVYSIDGRLAGEAWRRLGPRAELWDLRRRVLRRGTVVAAVVVGLTLLIGSMLGGAVRSTEMVTVPGPNDDPVNHLPGQPLPKEPGATGPSRKAPKTPKPSATTGASGEREKDEESTPKESARETRRSEQRSPSATSGTRSPSQTRTTAPSSSSSDSTSGGTSGTPTSGSSSGGSTDGGSTSGGARNPIGGLLG